A part of Paraburkholderia largidicola genomic DNA contains:
- a CDS encoding sugar ABC transporter substrate-binding protein yields MGFAKEPRAARRFVQNALTAAVAVACVAGITSFSTAAQAADTAKVGLGLPLLTSPFWQSYNNYLPKYAKEMGIDILAPVNSNNDPAQQITDMNNMVNLGAKGIVVGPIDSAAISRALDSASAKNVAVVAVDVAPTQGKVAMVVRADNRAYGTNACKYIGEHVKSGKVVQIMGDLASVNGRDRSEAFRACLKNYPALSLLEIPAGWKGDVAASSLDSLLTANPDVKAIYMQAGGVYLSPTLQTLRRKQMLFPAGDAKHVVIVSNDGIPQEFDAIRKGEIDATISQPADLYAKYGLYYMKAALAGQTFKPGPTDHGSNIVQLQPGVLEDQLPAPLVTKANVDDKNLWGNTLK; encoded by the coding sequence ATGGGTTTCGCCAAGGAGCCGCGCGCGGCTCGCCGTTTCGTTCAGAACGCGTTGACGGCTGCCGTCGCCGTCGCGTGCGTCGCAGGCATCACGTCGTTCAGCACGGCCGCGCAGGCCGCTGACACAGCCAAGGTCGGTCTCGGCCTGCCGCTTCTCACATCGCCGTTCTGGCAGTCGTACAACAACTATCTGCCGAAGTACGCGAAGGAAATGGGCATCGACATCCTCGCGCCCGTCAATTCGAACAACGACCCCGCGCAGCAGATCACCGACATGAACAACATGGTGAATCTGGGCGCCAAGGGCATCGTCGTCGGGCCGATCGACTCGGCGGCGATCAGCCGCGCGCTCGATTCGGCATCGGCGAAGAACGTGGCCGTGGTCGCTGTCGACGTCGCGCCGACGCAAGGCAAGGTCGCGATGGTCGTGCGCGCCGACAACCGCGCGTACGGCACGAACGCGTGCAAGTACATCGGTGAGCACGTGAAGTCGGGCAAGGTCGTGCAGATCATGGGCGATCTGGCTTCCGTCAACGGACGCGACCGCTCGGAAGCCTTCCGCGCATGTCTGAAGAACTACCCGGCGCTGTCGCTGCTGGAGATCCCCGCGGGCTGGAAGGGCGATGTCGCGGCGAGTTCGCTGGATAGCCTGTTGACCGCGAATCCCGATGTGAAGGCGATCTACATGCAGGCGGGCGGCGTCTATCTGTCGCCCACTTTGCAGACGCTGCGCCGCAAGCAGATGCTGTTTCCCGCCGGCGACGCGAAGCATGTCGTGATCGTCAGCAACGACGGCATTCCGCAAGAGTTCGACGCGATCCGCAAGGGCGAAATCGACGCGACCATTTCGCAGCCCGCCGATCTGTACGCGAAGTACGGCCTGTACTACATGAAGGCCGCGCTCGCCGGGCAGACCTTCAAGCCGGGCCCGACCGATCACGGCAGCAACATCGTGCAGTTGCAGCCTGGCGTGCTCGAAGACCAGCTGCCCGCGCCGCTCGTGACGAAGGCGAATGTCGACGACAAGAACCTCTGGGGCAACACGCTCAAATGA
- a CDS encoding ureidoglycolate lyase, with protein sequence MKLLRYGPKGQEKPGLLDAQGKIRDLSKVVGDIDGSTLTDASLAKLRAIDPASLPVVEGNPRIGPCVGKIGKFVCIGLNYADHAAESNLPVPSEPVVFNKWTSAIVGPNDGIEIPRGSKKTDWEVELGVVIGKEAKYVDEANALDYVAGYCVINDVSEREWQIERAGQWDKGKGFDTFGPIGPWVVTRDEVADPQNLKLWLEVDGHRYQNGSTKTMVFGVAKLVSYLSQCMSLQPGDVISTGTPPGVGMGVKPEAVYLKPGQTVKLGIEGLGEQEQRTYAAE encoded by the coding sequence ATGAAACTGCTTCGTTATGGACCGAAGGGCCAGGAAAAGCCGGGCTTGCTGGATGCGCAAGGCAAGATTCGCGATCTGTCGAAAGTGGTCGGCGACATCGACGGCAGCACGTTGACGGATGCTTCGCTTGCGAAACTGCGTGCGATCGATCCGGCGTCGCTGCCGGTTGTCGAAGGCAATCCGCGCATCGGGCCGTGTGTGGGCAAGATCGGCAAGTTCGTGTGTATTGGGCTGAATTATGCGGACCACGCTGCCGAGTCGAATCTGCCCGTGCCGAGCGAGCCGGTTGTTTTCAACAAGTGGACGAGCGCGATCGTCGGGCCGAACGACGGGATTGAAATTCCGCGTGGCTCGAAGAAGACCGACTGGGAAGTGGAACTGGGCGTCGTGATCGGCAAGGAAGCGAAGTATGTCGACGAAGCGAATGCGCTCGACTATGTGGCGGGTTATTGCGTGATCAATGACGTGTCCGAGCGTGAGTGGCAGATCGAGCGCGCTGGGCAATGGGACAAGGGCAAGGGGTTCGATACGTTTGGGCCGATCGGGCCGTGGGTCGTCACGCGTGATGAGGTTGCGGATCCGCAGAATCTGAAGCTGTGGCTCGAGGTGGATGGGCACCGGTATCAGAACGGCAGCACGAAGACCATGGTGTTTGGTGTCGCGAAGCTTGTTTCTTATTTGTCGCAGTGTATGAGCTTGCAGCCCGGGGATGTGATTTCTACTGGCACGCCGCCAGGAGTGGGGATGGGCGTGAAGCCCGAGGCTGTTTATTTGAAGCCGGGGCAGACTGTGAAGCTCGGGATTGAAGGGCTCGGGGAGCAGGAGCAGAGGACATACGCGGCGGAGTGA
- a CDS encoding SDR family oxidoreductase, protein MVQRLAGKTALITAAGQGIGLATAELFAREGARVIATDIRIDALKDKPVEARQLDVLDGAAIKALAQELGPIDVLFNCAGYVHAGSILEASEEDWDFAFDLNAKAMYRMIRAFLPAMLEKGGGSIINMSSAASSIKGVPNRFVYGASKAAVIGLTKAIAADFVTRGVRCNAICPGTVHSPSLEQRIAEQAKAQGATVEAVHAAFVARQPMGRVGKPEEIAALALYLASDESGFTTGQAHVIDGGWSN, encoded by the coding sequence ATGGTACAAAGACTGGCCGGCAAGACGGCCTTGATCACAGCAGCGGGACAGGGTATCGGACTTGCGACGGCCGAGCTTTTCGCGCGTGAAGGCGCGCGCGTCATCGCCACCGATATCCGCATCGACGCGCTCAAGGACAAGCCCGTCGAAGCGCGCCAGCTCGATGTGCTAGATGGCGCGGCAATCAAGGCGCTTGCGCAGGAACTCGGTCCCATCGATGTGCTGTTCAATTGCGCGGGCTACGTGCACGCAGGCTCGATTCTCGAAGCGAGCGAAGAAGACTGGGACTTCGCCTTCGATCTGAACGCGAAGGCGATGTACCGGATGATCCGCGCGTTTTTGCCGGCGATGCTGGAGAAGGGCGGCGGATCGATCATCAACATGTCGTCGGCGGCGTCGAGCATCAAGGGCGTGCCGAACCGCTTCGTGTATGGCGCATCGAAAGCGGCCGTCATCGGTCTGACCAAGGCCATCGCGGCGGATTTCGTGACGCGCGGTGTACGCTGTAACGCGATCTGCCCGGGCACGGTACACTCGCCTTCGCTCGAGCAACGGATCGCCGAGCAGGCGAAGGCGCAGGGCGCGACAGTCGAAGCGGTGCACGCCGCGTTCGTCGCGCGTCAGCCGATGGGGCGTGTCGGCAAGCCGGAGGAGATTGCGGCGCTGGCGTTGTATCTGGCGTCGGACGAATCGGGGTTCACGACGGGCCAGGCGCATGTGATCGACGGCGGCTGGTCGAACTGA
- a CDS encoding sugar ABC transporter ATP-binding protein — protein sequence MTHDANASTHAVVEALGVGKRFGSHAALRDVSMRVLPGESHALVGRNGAGKSTLVSILTGLRKSDTGEVRFGGELAPPIADRDAWRERVACVYQHSTIIRELSVAENLFINRQQTRNGVIDWRTMRRDARALLDHWKIDVREDARAGDLTVEARQLVEIARALSYGARFIILDEPTAQLDGDEIKRLFRRIEELQREGVTFLFISHHLQEVYEICQAVTVLRDARHIVSAPVSALPREQLIEAMTGERGGLNVTDAASREPLPAATAVALQVEALTGADYEDVTFAVKRGEVVGLTGATSSGRTSVAEAIAGLRKPQRGGIRVDGAALPLGDVPAALKRGIGCVPKDRHHEGLVLTQSVAENASMTIARMLGKFGIASPAKKNAFGKKMIEALGIATQGPEQAVSGLSGGNQQKVVMARALATDPDVLVLIDPTAGVDVKSKEALLSVVDRVREEGKSVIVASGELDDLRVCDRVLVMFRGRIAAEFPAGWEDNDLIASVEGVSLHEE from the coding sequence ATGACCCACGACGCGAACGCATCCACGCACGCGGTCGTCGAGGCGCTTGGCGTAGGCAAGCGCTTCGGCAGCCACGCGGCGCTGAGAGACGTCAGCATGCGCGTTTTGCCCGGCGAGTCGCATGCGCTCGTCGGGCGCAACGGCGCGGGAAAATCGACGCTGGTGTCGATTCTCACCGGCCTGCGCAAGTCCGACACGGGCGAAGTGCGATTCGGCGGCGAGCTTGCGCCGCCCATCGCCGACCGCGACGCGTGGCGCGAGCGCGTCGCGTGCGTCTATCAGCATTCGACGATCATCCGTGAGCTGTCCGTCGCGGAGAATCTGTTCATCAACCGGCAGCAGACGCGCAACGGCGTAATCGACTGGCGCACGATGCGCCGCGATGCGCGCGCGTTGCTCGATCACTGGAAGATCGACGTGCGCGAAGACGCGCGCGCCGGCGACCTCACCGTCGAAGCGCGGCAGCTCGTCGAGATTGCGCGGGCGCTGTCGTACGGCGCGCGCTTCATCATTCTCGATGAACCCACTGCGCAACTCGACGGTGATGAAATCAAGCGGCTCTTCAGGCGCATCGAGGAGTTGCAGCGCGAAGGCGTGACGTTCCTGTTCATCTCGCATCACTTGCAGGAGGTGTACGAGATTTGCCAGGCCGTCACCGTGCTGCGCGATGCACGGCATATCGTCAGTGCACCTGTGTCGGCGCTGCCGCGCGAGCAGTTGATCGAAGCGATGACGGGCGAGCGCGGCGGCCTCAATGTCACCGACGCGGCTTCCCGCGAACCGCTTCCCGCCGCGACGGCCGTTGCACTGCAAGTCGAAGCGCTCACGGGCGCGGACTATGAAGACGTCACGTTTGCCGTGAAGCGCGGCGAAGTCGTGGGTCTCACAGGCGCGACGAGCAGCGGACGCACGAGCGTCGCCGAAGCGATCGCGGGGCTGCGCAAGCCGCAGCGCGGCGGCATTCGCGTCGACGGCGCAGCGTTGCCGCTCGGCGACGTGCCCGCTGCATTGAAGCGCGGCATCGGCTGCGTGCCGAAGGACCGTCATCACGAAGGGCTGGTGTTGACGCAATCGGTCGCGGAGAACGCGTCGATGACGATCGCGCGCATGCTCGGCAAGTTCGGCATCGCGTCGCCTGCGAAGAAGAATGCATTCGGCAAGAAGATGATCGAAGCGCTCGGCATCGCTACGCAGGGGCCGGAGCAAGCCGTGTCGGGTCTGTCGGGCGGCAATCAGCAGAAAGTTGTAATGGCCCGCGCTTTGGCCACCGATCCCGACGTGCTCGTGCTGATCGATCCGACGGCGGGCGTCGACGTGAAATCGAAAGAAGCGTTGCTGTCCGTCGTGGACCGCGTGCGCGAAGAGGGCAAGTCGGTGATCGTCGCATCGGGCGAACTCGACGATCTGCGCGTCTGCGACCGCGTGCTCGTGATGTTCCGTGGCCGCATCGCGGCTGAGTTTCCAGCAGGTTGGGAAGACAACGACCTGATCGCATCCGTTGAAGGAGTCAGTCTCCATGAAGAATAG
- a CDS encoding UxaA family hydrolase — MTDISVANTAQSAMLPMLQGYLRSDGRKGIRNVVAVAYLVECAHHVAREIVAQFRPSFDAFDDASAEQEPPVHLIGFPGCYPNSYAEKMMEQLTTHPNVGAVLFVSLGCESMNKHYLVDVVRASGRPVHVLTIQEKGGTRSTIQYGVDWVLEARGELAKQKKVPMALSELVIGTICGGSDGTSGITANPAVGRAFDHFIEHDATCIFEETGELVGCEFHMKSRAARDDLGDEIVACVAKAARYYSILGHGSFAVGNADGGLTTQEEKSLGAYAKSGASPIVGIVKPGDVPPTGGLYLLDVVPDGEPRFGFPNISDNAEIAELIACGAHVILFTTGRGSVVGSAISPVIKVCANPNTYRNLSGDMDVDAGRILEGRATLDEVGREVFDVTLAVAQGAASKSESLGHQEFILTYKTFEPVGPACLPSNAALPHRVVSVVAQ; from the coding sequence ATGACCGACATTTCCGTAGCAAATACCGCGCAATCAGCCATGTTGCCCATGCTGCAAGGCTATCTGCGCAGCGATGGACGCAAGGGCATCCGCAACGTGGTCGCCGTCGCCTATCTGGTCGAATGCGCGCATCACGTCGCACGCGAGATCGTCGCGCAGTTTCGTCCTTCGTTCGATGCGTTCGACGACGCTTCCGCGGAACAGGAACCGCCTGTTCATCTGATCGGCTTTCCGGGCTGCTATCCGAACAGCTACGCCGAAAAGATGATGGAGCAGCTGACGACACATCCGAATGTCGGCGCGGTGTTGTTCGTGTCGCTCGGTTGCGAGAGCATGAACAAGCATTACCTCGTCGATGTGGTGCGCGCGAGCGGCCGCCCGGTGCACGTGCTGACGATCCAGGAAAAGGGCGGCACGCGCAGCACGATTCAATACGGCGTCGACTGGGTGCTCGAAGCGCGCGGCGAACTCGCGAAGCAGAAGAAAGTGCCGATGGCGCTGTCCGAACTCGTGATCGGCACGATCTGCGGCGGCTCGGACGGCACGAGCGGCATCACGGCGAATCCCGCCGTGGGCCGCGCGTTCGATCACTTCATCGAGCATGACGCAACGTGCATCTTCGAAGAGACGGGCGAACTGGTCGGCTGCGAGTTCCATATGAAAAGCCGTGCGGCGCGCGACGATCTCGGCGACGAAATCGTTGCGTGCGTAGCGAAGGCCGCGCGCTACTACTCGATACTTGGCCACGGCAGCTTTGCTGTCGGCAACGCGGACGGCGGGCTGACGACACAGGAAGAGAAGTCGCTCGGCGCCTATGCGAAGAGCGGCGCGTCGCCGATCGTCGGCATCGTGAAGCCCGGCGATGTGCCACCCACAGGCGGCCTTTATCTGCTCGACGTCGTGCCGGACGGCGAGCCGCGCTTCGGTTTTCCGAACATCAGCGACAACGCGGAGATTGCGGAGCTGATCGCGTGCGGCGCGCATGTGATTCTGTTTACGACGGGGCGCGGCTCCGTGGTTGGGTCGGCGATTTCGCCCGTCATCAAGGTCTGCGCGAATCCGAATACTTACCGCAACCTGTCCGGCGACATGGATGTCGACGCAGGGCGTATCCTTGAAGGCCGCGCGACGCTCGATGAAGTGGGCCGCGAAGTGTTCGACGTCACGCTCGCCGTTGCGCAGGGGGCGGCGTCGAAATCGGAGTCGCTCGGGCATCAGGAGTTTATCCTTACGTACAAGACCTTCGAGCCGGTAGGTCCGGCGTGCCTGCCGTCGAATGCGGCGCTGCCGCATCGGGTGGTCAGCGTGGTTGCGCAGTGA
- a CDS encoding UxaA family hydrolase has protein sequence MTDHRLILLSPEDNCLIAGARLEAGTQIEIEGEHVTLAKTIELGHKVARRALRSEEKVLRYGAVIGHVTTDVARGEHLHTHNLESDYLPTYTHDAGHAFVHH, from the coding sequence ATGACCGATCATCGCCTGATTCTGTTGAGTCCCGAAGACAACTGCCTGATCGCTGGCGCGCGGCTCGAAGCCGGCACGCAGATCGAGATCGAAGGCGAGCACGTGACGCTCGCGAAGACGATCGAACTCGGCCACAAGGTCGCGCGCCGTGCACTGCGCAGCGAAGAGAAAGTACTGCGCTATGGCGCGGTGATCGGCCACGTGACGACGGATGTCGCGCGTGGCGAGCATCTGCACACGCACAACCTCGAAAGCGATTACCTGCCCACTTATACGCACGACGCAGGCCATGCATTCGTCCATCACTGA
- a CDS encoding amidohydrolase family protein, producing the protein MQIDAHQHYWNPERGDYGWLTPDLAPLYRTFGPDDLAPLRERAGVSRTVVVQAAPTVDETRYLLDLARDEASIAGVVGWVPMLDADAPALIAELARDPKFKGVRPMLQDLPDDNWIANPALKPAVDALIAHDLAFDALIFTRHVDALETFIQRFPQLRVVIDHGAKPPIRDGSAGWHAWAEGITRFAQFPHVHCKLSGLATEAAQGWTEATLRPYVDHLLGAFGPKRLMWGSDWPVLNLNGDYLLWHSIATELLASISDAERDAVFGANAAAFYRL; encoded by the coding sequence ATGCAAATCGACGCACACCAGCATTACTGGAACCCCGAGCGCGGCGACTACGGCTGGCTGACGCCCGATCTCGCGCCGCTTTATCGCACGTTCGGTCCTGACGATCTCGCGCCGCTGCGCGAACGCGCGGGCGTGTCGCGCACGGTCGTCGTGCAGGCCGCGCCGACCGTCGATGAGACGCGTTATCTGCTCGATCTTGCGCGCGATGAAGCGTCGATTGCGGGCGTTGTCGGCTGGGTGCCGATGCTCGATGCCGACGCGCCCGCATTGATCGCCGAACTCGCGCGCGATCCGAAATTCAAGGGCGTGCGACCGATGCTGCAAGACCTGCCCGACGACAACTGGATTGCCAACCCCGCGCTAAAACCCGCCGTCGATGCGTTGATCGCCCACGACCTCGCGTTCGACGCATTGATCTTCACGCGTCACGTCGATGCATTGGAAACGTTCATCCAGCGCTTTCCGCAACTGCGCGTCGTGATCGATCACGGCGCGAAGCCGCCGATCCGCGACGGCAGCGCGGGCTGGCATGCATGGGCCGAGGGCATTACGCGGTTCGCGCAATTTCCGCATGTGCATTGCAAGCTGTCCGGCCTCGCGACGGAAGCCGCGCAAGGCTGGACGGAAGCGACGCTACGTCCATACGTCGATCATCTGCTTGGCGCGTTCGGGCCGAAACGCCTGATGTGGGGCAGTGACTGGCCGGTGCTGAACCTGAACGGCGACTACCTGCTGTGGCATTCGATTGCGACGGAGTTGCTCGCGTCGATATCCGATGCCGAACGCGATGCGGTGTTCGGCGCCAATGCGGCAGCGTTCTACCGGCTGTGA
- a CDS encoding ABC transporter permease has product MKNSVPAFTSAQGMGAGAARPRIEFARLRDLALVPALALLIVIGAFVSPSFLTKANLISVLGASAALALVVLAESLIVLTGKFDLSLESTVGIAPAVGAMLVMPAASAGFGFEWPAAAGLLAILVVGAVIGFINGFLVVRLRLNAFIVTLAMLIVLRGMLVGATKGGTLFDMPPSFFELATTIVLGLPLSVWLAAVAFGIAAFMLRYHRLGRALYAIGGNPEAARAAGIRVERITWGVFVLGSVLASIGGLVVTGYVGAINANQGNGMIFTVFAAAVIGGISLDGGKGTMLGALSGVLLLGVVQNLLTLAQVPSFWIQAIYGAIILGSLMVARLASGEGQN; this is encoded by the coding sequence ATGAAGAATAGTGTGCCTGCGTTTACGTCGGCTCAAGGGATGGGCGCGGGCGCCGCGCGTCCGCGCATCGAGTTCGCGCGTCTGCGCGATCTCGCGCTGGTACCCGCGCTCGCGTTGCTGATCGTGATCGGCGCCTTCGTCAGCCCGAGCTTTCTGACGAAGGCGAATCTGATCAGCGTGCTGGGCGCATCGGCGGCATTGGCGCTCGTCGTGCTCGCCGAATCGTTGATCGTGCTGACGGGCAAGTTCGATCTCTCGCTCGAATCGACGGTCGGCATTGCGCCCGCTGTCGGCGCGATGCTCGTGATGCCCGCGGCTTCGGCGGGTTTCGGGTTCGAATGGCCGGCGGCGGCGGGCCTGCTGGCGATCCTCGTGGTCGGCGCAGTGATCGGTTTCATCAATGGCTTTCTGGTCGTGCGGCTGCGTTTGAACGCGTTCATCGTCACGCTCGCCATGTTGATCGTGTTGCGCGGCATGCTGGTCGGCGCGACGAAGGGCGGCACGCTATTCGACATGCCGCCGTCGTTCTTCGAACTCGCGACCACGATCGTGCTCGGCCTGCCTTTGTCGGTATGGCTGGCGGCTGTGGCATTCGGCATCGCCGCGTTCATGCTGCGCTATCACCGGCTGGGCCGCGCGCTGTATGCGATCGGCGGCAATCCGGAAGCGGCGCGTGCGGCGGGCATTCGTGTCGAGCGCATCACGTGGGGCGTGTTCGTGCTCGGCAGCGTCCTCGCTTCGATTGGCGGTCTCGTCGTGACGGGCTATGTCGGCGCGATCAACGCGAATCAGGGCAACGGCATGATCTTCACCGTGTTCGCGGCGGCTGTGATTGGCGGCATTTCGCTCGATGGCGGCAAGGGCACGATGCTCGGCGCGCTGTCCGGCGTGCTGCTGCTGGGCGTCGTGCAGAACCTGTTGACGCTCGCACAGGTGCCGTCGTTCTGGATTCAGGCAATCTACGGCGCAATCATTCTCGGCTCGCTGATGGTGGCGCGCCTCGCCAGCGGCGAAGGACAAAACTGA
- a CDS encoding aldo/keto reductase, with protein sequence MTDAAGSNVRKRRSIGGRALEVTGLGLGTAPLGGLYRDLTDEEAFGAVQAAWDAGVRFFDTAPHYGHTKAEHRLGDALRRYPRNEFVLSTKVGRHFVPRKNPYDGSEGWQNPLPFEAIYDYTHDGILRSFEDSQQRMGIVDIDILLVHDIGVVTHGERNAHYWQQLTQGGGFRALDHLRSQGVVKAVGLGVNEGAAILDAMRDFDIDCALLAGRYTLLEQATLDDLLPECEKRNVSILLGGAFNSGILARGVEGDLKFNYGEAPKEVIERVARLEAVCKVHGVPLAAAALQFPYAHPAVATVLTGARNAGELRENVASFDKPIPAELWQALRDKGLLDPRAPVPKD encoded by the coding sequence ATGACGGACGCGGCGGGTTCAAACGTGCGCAAGCGGCGCAGCATCGGCGGACGCGCGCTCGAAGTCACGGGTCTGGGGCTGGGCACTGCGCCGCTTGGCGGACTGTATCGCGACCTGACGGATGAAGAAGCTTTCGGCGCGGTTCAGGCCGCGTGGGACGCGGGTGTGCGCTTCTTCGACACCGCGCCGCACTATGGACACACGAAGGCCGAGCATCGCCTGGGCGACGCGCTGCGGCGCTATCCGCGCAATGAGTTCGTGCTGTCGACGAAGGTTGGCCGTCACTTCGTGCCGCGCAAGAATCCGTATGACGGCAGCGAGGGCTGGCAAAACCCGCTGCCCTTCGAAGCGATCTACGACTACACGCACGACGGTATTCTGCGTTCGTTCGAAGACAGCCAGCAGCGCATGGGTATCGTCGATATCGACATTCTGCTCGTGCACGATATCGGCGTCGTCACGCATGGCGAGCGCAACGCGCACTACTGGCAGCAACTCACGCAGGGCGGCGGCTTCCGCGCGCTCGACCATCTGCGTTCGCAAGGCGTCGTGAAAGCGGTCGGTCTCGGCGTCAACGAAGGCGCGGCGATCCTCGATGCGATGCGCGACTTCGATATCGATTGTGCGTTGCTCGCAGGCCGCTACACGCTGCTCGAACAGGCGACGCTCGACGACCTGCTGCCCGAATGCGAAAAGCGCAACGTCAGCATTCTGTTGGGCGGCGCGTTCAATTCGGGGATACTCGCACGCGGCGTCGAAGGCGATCTGAAGTTCAACTATGGCGAGGCGCCGAAAGAAGTGATCGAGCGCGTCGCGCGTCTGGAAGCCGTGTGCAAGGTTCACGGCGTGCCACTGGCTGCCGCCGCGTTGCAGTTTCCGTATGCGCATCCTGCCGTCGCCACCGTGCTGACGGGCGCCCGCAACGCGGGCGAACTGCGCGAGAATGTGGCTTCGTTCGACAAGCCGATTCCCGCTGAACTCTGGCAGGCGCTGCGCGACAAAGGGTTGCTCGATCCACGCGCGCCCGTGCCGAAGGACTAG